TGTAAATCTTTCTGattgtgaataataatatgttaagcTTTCAGAGCTGAACTACTAAAGTGATCTATTTTCACGtagaaaacaaaaagtattttatttcattaaattatttctctGACAACTAATTTTACCGGAATTTTTTAGAAAACACACAATACTATCAGACACGGAACAAAAATCTGATCAAAAgattcaaaatatcaaaaaataataacgaaaaaGCCATGTCCCGTACGGGCGCGGCTCAATAAATCTAAGGCACGATTTTTTACTGAGTAATTCGTTCTTATGGTACTCAGTAGGGGCGTTGATCACATTTTCAGACAATAtctgtagtcgatagtaaaTCCCCCTCTGGACTATGTCGTTACGACTCCTTTAACTACATTTCACTCATATTCTCAGCACTAAACTCCAAAACCCTTGTTACAGATTCGAAGAAACCTCAATAGCATTTCCAATATGTAAATCGAACGACACCACCTGCGTCGGAGGCTTCGCTCGCCTGTACCACGAGATCCAGGTCCTAGTGGAAGAGCACCCAGATGCCTTAGTCCTCAATGCTGGAGACAACTTCCAGGGCACCTACTGGTACACCCTTATGAAGTGGAATGTCACGCAGAAGTTCATTAATATGATTCCCAATGATGTTCATGTGAGTTTATGTTTTTGGGCTGTTGGTTGAAAAATGGTGGGTCGTTTTTGATGATGTTTTTGTCGGGGTGTACCTGGTTTTGTCACAGAATGGTTTATGTAGTAGCCAAGTAGGGTGTGTTGACTTTTATGCAACTAAGGGCTgatttttaattgtttgataactgaataataaattattttgacattttagcATGCTGAATACTTCAAAAAAATTTGTCTAATAAAGTTATCCGTATAAGAAATTTACATACAATTCATGGGACTGATCCcaaaaatactcaaaataaacctaaatatctattttttttaatgtactaGTATTCTAATATGTAACAAGCAAGAAACGACGTATGTCAAGTAACTTTTAAATGCTTGCGTAAAAGAACCACCTGAAATAAATTTGCATATTTCGTTTCATTcttaaaatcttttgttataTTTGCTCATACATATTTACTTACTCAATTGGCAATATCCATTCCTCACTCGCATTTTAGCTTTAAAGAGAAAGTCCGTGACCATGAAAAACGTCAATGCATATTGTACACATTGTTCACTACAGTTACTCAATAGTCGGTATACATTGCTTGGTCAATGAGAGAGAGAGTATATGACGTCTATAAGAAAAACGTCAATGTATTCTGTACACATTGATCCACTACATTTCAGTCAGATACTCAATGGACGTTATCCATTGCTCGCTCATTTTAGAGAGAGTACATGACGCCTGTTAGTAAAATGTCAATGTATAGTATACATAATGTTTTCTCtcaaaactttttcttttaaaatactgtgTATCTATCTGTGTTTAATAAAGGAAATCAGTAATGAACCTTGAacaataatagatatttaattgtCTATTGCAAAACGAAATTTAATAGGAAGTTATGACCTTAATGAGGTTTAAACAGGCTTATGTCAATTACGATGATCACTTACTAGCTAAATCACGCTGGTCTGTTTACGTGTAATTTgggaaaataaatgttttataaacctATGTTTATACTGGCCCATTATCCGTATAAGGCCTTCAACTACCATCTTGCAAAATTCTTTCAAAATCGGttaagtagtttaggcgtgaaaATATAGTACGCAGACtaaattttgcatttaataGTTTCatggataattatttatatgtgaTTGTATGTTATATAAATCGCGTATTGCCAaataccgggcacattacctTACTTCGGACTATGATTGAAAACaatccaatataaattagaaaaacacCAACAGCACTTTGCCCAACCCGGGAAATAAACCCGAGGTCATGTGGACCGCAGTCTGATACAGTACCGACACAGAGATACAGATTTGTGAAAGaataacagacaaacagactttcataaatttatgttattaacGTGTGTAAAATCCTGTAAATATTTGCACTTTGAACAAAGCAAATTAATATGCCTTGTGAATTAGGAGGAATTACTGGAAATTCACTGATGGAATACCATTGATCAAATATTAGATATTTGGCTGGCTTTGTACGTGAATTATGTTAGGATTATGCGTTGTTTCGACTAACTACTGTATTTGTTTAGACTAGTTGCTGCGTGTGACTTCGTCTGCATGAAAAAAGGCTCAGgctaaaaagtaacctatgtgttaCTAGATTATAAATGATCTGTGTACTGAATTTATCcgttaattgtataaaaatctgttttgtaGCACTGttcaaacatttaaacataacatgagcacaatttataatattagtaagatatagTTCGATTATTATGCTTGTGTTTTCAGTACAAGTTAcctgttgtttttatttgctttgcATCTAGTTAGATAATTGTTATTATGACTCTTATTTATTCGTAACCGACTTATTAAAGAGAAGgttcttattttttcttatttcatttttatttcaaactagctgactcgcacaACTTTGCTCGCGTCACgcaaaagagaatgggtcagaactttccccgtttttgtaaaaaaaaaatataggtagtctgctcctattggtcgtagcgtgatgatatacatacatagccttcctccataaatagactatctaacactaccataatttttcaaatcagaacaaataaacaaactcttcagctttataatattactatagttaTACACTTCAGCACCTTCacgtatctatgtatgtattgtatcaACCGATATATAACGATATATAATAACTCTTTTCTAGGCTCTAGGCAACCACGAGTTCGACGACGGCGTCCCAGGCCTCGCTCCATTCATCAAAGCTCTGAAAGCTCCTGTAGTTGCAGCCAACCTCATCACTAGCAAAGACTCAGAGTTGTACAGCACTTATAAGCCTCATGTAATTGTACAGAAGAACGGGAAGAAGATAGGAGTTATAGGACTTATTACACAGAGAACACAGGTGAGGGTGTGTATCACCAGCTGTTACTGGTGGTGGTGTAGAATtagtattttcattataattacttatttttaaatacgaaaattACCCTTTATctagaattttgtttatagttgctaagagccctgcctcacttggacgccatggcggcgtcgctggctacgtatccaagcagtcaATATTGAATGTATGTCACCTACctcacgtggcgacggtgtggctacgtgacatttcaatattaactgcttggatacgtagccagcgacgccgccatggcgtcctaacAAGGCAGGGCTCTTAGAGTGGGCAAAGTGTGCGTACTCATAGTATTACACGCAAGAGCGTCTTTATTTCGGTTTTTACCTATTTATGATATGCGTATGTACGATAGTCGATAACTATATGCCATACGCAAAACGAGAATACTTTTCACTTTACCAAGGAAACTATGGAAAAAACGACTATCATGGTTCCTCCAGGTGATGAAGAACCGACGACTCTACATAATACCTTTCGGCACGTCAGTCCCATACGGAAATAGAGTAATTTTAATCAGGAAATCTCTAACTTTGCTGTAAAttaaactgtttaaataaatagactgaacaaaaataataacagtttcTTCTTCCCTGTTTTAAATTGTCTTAGAAAATATCCAAAGCAGATGAAGTAACGTTCTTGGACCCAATTCCTGTGGTGGAAAAAGAAGCCAAACTGCTGACGGACCAGGGCGTGGACATCATTGTGGTGCTGTCACATTGTGGACTGGATGTTGATCAGTAAGTAGTAATATGCACAATAAAGTTTATACGTATGTTCATTAGTTATCTGGTTACAATGGTTATAATTGAAAGTGTATTAAATATCGGTGTTTGCCATATTGCTTTCACTGTTGAAGTCGTAGGACAGCCAAATAAACGGCTCGTAACAATCTCCACAGTTGGAATGATGGTATTCAAACAAAGAATTGAGAAAGTCCAATAACGCTTTGCTTGAAACAAACTTTAATACTCATTAGTTTTTCCAACTTGAACTCCGAACCATTGTCCTACCCTAGGCTTAAAAAAACTACACCTTTTGATCTGTTAACCAtatttaaacactttttaattacataatttatttatcacgcAATTgggaaatataattaaagaccAAACCTACTTCAGCTAGTCTTTAACCAAAAAAATCACCTTTTCTTCAAAGAGGCTCGAACACAATATAAAATGCCTTTCAACGCTGGTTTCTACGGAGGCATTTACCTCATAACATAGATATTAAACCATATATTCTCGGGTGCATAAACCATGCATTATTCTTAGACAAAGACCAGACGATATTAAAGACTAAATATACGTCAGGTAAAGCCTTTGCCGCCTTAGGGCAAGAGCACACTTGACACTTTCACTGCACATTTTAAAGAAGTTAAATACACTGTAGATCTTAGTTCTAGCgtgtgaaataaatgaaataatatagttatgtactaaaataatttgttttctgCTTCTCTGTGGTCTGAAGGGTAGTTTTTGCgactgatattttaaatttcaggtACGAATCATGGGTCCTGAAAAGTTTTATAGGGATTTTCTAAtgaatattagaatatttctgcGCGGGATTTGATAAGAAATCCGTTACAAGGCAAAAGGCTTGCCCATTGTTGTATGGGCTTATCACTGTAAAATgtcgacataataataatatagagtaTTTCATATATCTCTACACATAAAAAGCCTGCTAACATCAAAGAAATGAAAACGACTACCATTGTAACTCGCATGTGATTTAACCTTTACATCTCACGAGTTTATTGGAACCGTCCTATGCACTCCTTACCGACaggtttatttgaaaatatactaGATAGCCACTACCTTTGCATTTAAATCGACCGTAACTCGATAGTGGCCTTTCCAGCATAAATCTTCATATTACGAAGATTCCTTCGGGTTAATatagtttgaaattttatgGATTATCGTTTAAGTTTTAAGTTGAAGTCTttatggtgatgatgatgatacatAATACGTAATTGGGGACGGGatctttattttgatttaactgTACGTTggacgcagtggtttaagtgatcacctctcttagtgctcattcacgttgactcgcgggcgcggtggcgggcgcggtcgcgaaatatcaaacatatggcgatgtaccgaagtgttcacgtacaaaccgttcgcgcggtctaagtcgcgggcgagctagcggcgcggcggcgtcgcgcgcggcccgcgtggcgcgctcgcgccaatatcaaacaagtgaagatgttcgtgtgtgttcacgtcgcactagcggtggcgggcgcgattcactcgcgatgtcaagtgagattaaccagtttgagccagtttgagccaaacgcccgcctggcggccaacgtgaacacaaatcgccacgtccgcgtccccgcgctcgcgaccgccaccgcgcccgcgagttccaacgtgaacaagcacttaaaGCCGCGTGTGGTACATTCGAATCCAACCcgagacaaatctttgtgtgatgagcacgagtatttgttatACGTTACGagtttgtatttaaaagtatataagtatgtttatcagttattacCATATTACAAGCTCTGCTAGTTTGGAATCACATGACCGTGagtaagttgtccaatgatatttatttatttccagatAGAGTCATACGACTGAGAAATTTGTAAAAATCCGTATCTTGGATGCGATGGTGAACTTAGTTAGCTTTGTAGACTCTGACCTATAACCTTCTCTTATTACAGGAGAAGGTTTCTACAGCTATAAACTCAAAATTAGCATAGTAATAGGAttttactaacataatattaagagTTTCTATCaaagaagtaaaataaatatgtctgGAAAGTACCAAAGCAGTTGAAAGTATAATTATTAACGTCCTCATTTTAACAAATccacataatatttgtttattttaacgaCAAGTAAACGGCCCAATCCGCAGTTCTTTGGCACATAAACGGCTTTAAGGTACATTaactcaaatattataatatttcttatctTTAAACGTTTTCCTATTGTATTAGCAGTCGTATACAGctctttttaaataacataataattatgtattatgagttatttgagaatttttgatcaatgatttaaaacatagtaaaattttaataaattcggATGCtactttaattataactttttacaGCTTAAGTCTGAATGACTAAATAagtaacgattttaaactctcgcgacttgtacacataatattataatgaaatcggtcttaaacgcgattgaaaattaaaggttagaataccttatttgtttacccgacgtttcgatcgggTATTCTAACCTAtaatttttaatcgcgtttGAGACTAAATAACGAACAgttatttactgtttttttaagaattttaacttttttgataaCAATATTCCAGACGACTGAAATATGATTCTCAGATACTTgaaatatcttaattatttcCCTTGTTTACAGAGAAATCGCAAAGCAAGTGGGTCAGAACATAGACGTGATTGTCGGAGGTCATACTCACAGTCTGTTATGGAACGGAGAGGCACCTTCCAAGGAGTACGTCTCTGGACCCTATCCTGTACTCGTCGAAAGTGAAGCGAAGCCGGGACATAAGGTTAGTTAAAAAAGTACCTGTTTCAGtgctactgctgggcaaaataCTTCTCCTGAATTTCTAGAACCATAAGGCTTTGAATCCATGACGCAAGCTAATTGAAGGCcttaaattatttctagaattgatttaaataatcattttcagCGCTCAATGTTTGTCTTCACCATTCGAACAAGTTCTTAGTGATTATAACTCAGAAACTTCATTACTTGGTTTTGAACCATCGACCACCTGAATAGGAGGTGAATGCTTATAACTGAGACTTACAAGACTGTAGTAATCACGattgcttataaaaatatcactaaaactttttaaaatttttatctaattttatttcaagtttctaAAATCCGAATTTCTTGTCTAACTGTGTTAGTAGTTTGTACAAAAACCCCTGATTTTTACTCACGAATAAAAACTGTACTAAAAAGTGTCTATTTGAGTCTGTCTagttaatataatttcagtCTGTCTGTAACTTTGACTAACTATATCAAGGGCAAGTCAATTTTCAGTATTATAGTTTAGTTTCATGACTGAAACCTGAAAATGTAGAGTTCTTTATTAACttacaataaatgtttgtttaatgtattaaatgtattttatatatgttactgtaaaagcccgaacggtggtaaatcctaagattttccggtataacctaagatttaccaactcgcaatggtaaaagtccgaacaattcttttctttcgaacttttacctatattcacttgatgatgtcgagatgtcgccggagccccgctacgcggggctcctccttctgggtggttaaaaaaaaataaccacgaaggctaaggtgggagcttcgcttcgctcgctcccaccttagccttctaacctaacctacccatgtcgctttgcccaaaactccttctttataagtatgtcacagtatatagttataccgtgaaatagttataaacatagttatgaagaaggatttttttatatatcgtaacatagtttttaaactctggcttgttcggacttttaccattgagagttggtaaatcttaggttttaccggaaaatcttaggatttaccacagttcgggcttttacagtaacatatacatacctacgtgcaaataaatttgaaatttatgAACTTACTTAAAATTACGCTGTTTTCCCATGCCCGCGTAGGCAGGGAAGACCAGAGGACGAGAAAATAGATGTAACTTCGAGCATCAACTAAAATTCAGTATCGTTTCAATATTTGGccgttagtattttttttataacacgggaatttttacaaacatacaaagcaTCTAACAAGTAATCTATTTACTTCAAGTATTTAACaactgggaatcaaacccgcaTCACTATCACAGTCCAAATCATACCAGATGTTATCATTTCAAAAAAGTTCGACGTAACTAAGAACCAAAAAATTCAAACTAATTTAAGCCTTTTTTAGTCTTGTGTATAATGATGGTTAGCAAAAAAGgcttcaatttatatttaaattgaaaatgaatTGATTAATTGAACGACCGACCGTGATCCCTTCAATCTTATGATCAGGTCATGAACCTTACGCTTTTATCTTATTGCGAGAAGATAAACTCAGGTAAGACTCgcaatttttacttaatttgtataattaagtaaccaatatgtaattttataattttgtttaatgcgACTGTTGATCGaaaggtcttgggttcgattttcgGGTGGGGCAATAGGCTATTGAGGTTTCTTGGTTTAGCAATCAGTTCAGAACTGACAATTAAGAgagcattttttaaaatacatattttgcaCTATTAATagtcttgtatcgcggggacttgtacaaacatacaaacaatggacacaaagtacaaccagacacaaaaaaactatttgtaagtCACATCAAATTTTTTGCTATGTGGTGTGGGATATATATAATCTGTTACATTGATAGTGTCGGGGAACATGTAAAGCCGTCCTGCGCCTGACTCcttactggtcgtgtcggttatccgtctcaCCGGGTTATgtgagtgaaggaatagagagtgtacctgtgtattgtgcacacacttggacactataaacaaagtctcgCACAGATGGccaatttcaatgaaactgaccgccgtagccggatatcggctaggaggtCGTTAAGGTcttggtgaccaccttaaccactgcaccataGCAACCATCCACAGCATTTGCTCCACGTGTccataatattatctaaatatcaattaacatcaataattactgaatattagaaacaaaccaaattaattggtaatTAGAATTAACTAGCTGTCATCCGATACAGTTAATTAATAGTATCGTTTGATTAAAGTAAGGGAAATgggtaattaattaaaattgataaccGCAACGATCAAATGAACTGATATTATCTTACTATTGTTTGATCCATTTATTTATCTGTGTATTGTGTGTCAATTCTaaccgaaatattttttaattatttatcaagctagttttttattacttttgctaAATAATTCTCCCCGAATTCTGTGGTATTCTatgttgaataaaattgtatatttataaaaaaaataggattcgattataaaaaaatgcttatcaATGCAACATTTTGATGTAAAGTTTCGGCTAGcttgtttagtagtttttgcatGAATGAAAGAGTTACCAACAAACATTTGCATTTGAGTTAGAATACATTTTAGTTGGTATATTAACTTTTacttctacataatattatataaaccGATTCTTGCATCAAGGGAACACACTTTAGAGTTTGTGGAGTTCAAGAGATATTGACTTTTTAATCCTACTTCAGGTATTAATAGTGACGGCATCGGCGTTTTCCAAGTATTTGGGTAATATGTCCGTGTTTTTCGATGACAAAGGCGATCTGCAACATTTCGAAGGAACGCCTGTATACTTGAACAGGTCCATTCCCGAAggtatgttttataatattttaaacaggtGAAGATTGTCACTCTAAAACAATGCATGGTTGTTAATTTGATTTTGCAGAATATATAGCACCCAAATCAGCACAgtataaaaaaaagacaaactACAACTATAGTCATTAGTTTTTTGCAATAGACAATTACTTTTTCCGTTGTCTTTCTagaaatagtaaattattacaTCGCAACACAATATGAAAATCATTATCCCGTGCGAATGCCTAGAACAGAAATCATAGTTGCTTTAATAAAACTCAATTCACAAAATCTACTCTCTCTCACATTACAAGTTTCTACTTTTGCAAGTTAACAGTAGAAATGAATACTCCTTGATTTGTTACAGATCCCAAAATCAAAGCTCTTCTACAGCCATACGCAGACGAATTACACAAAGTAGTGAGAGAGGTGGTAGGTTACTCCAAAGATGTTCTCAAGATGGATCCCTGTGGATCTAAGGAGTGTGAACTTGGAAATCTTATTGCTGATGCTATTATGGATGGTGTGAGtatacatattttcctattaactatatttagataagaacaaataaatatgttgtgtGTGCGAATTTCTTGGAATTGGTTCTGGCAAAAGCAGACCCTTCCCTCCTTTTACATGGTACCAACAATATTAGAGGCTAAACGTAGATGTATGCAACATTCACTCCACCTATCCCACAACTACTTactacgtttattttttaattattctcttCTTCAGGCCAATGAAATGTATCCATCAAAACTGCCATGCATATCGTTTCTACAAAGAAATATGATTCGTGCTTCCATGCCAAAAGGAGGtaagattttcatataattcaTATGCCTTTAAATTGCACAAGATTTCAgaatcacttttttatttttcttaatctGTATATGAATTTAGTACAAAAGCTGTCCCTCCTACCTCATTGTAGTAAGCAcagaagtatttttatttataacatttcatactTAATGgttttacaacaataaaactcactttttacaaaaacgagAGGCAGTACAGGAACGATAACACTTAAATGGCCAATAACCATATTATTTCAGATATAACAAGAGGAGCAATAATCAACATGTCTCCGTTTACAAACCACGTCGTCACACTGGTAGTGCCAGGACGGTACATCTTGACAGCTCTGCAAAAGTCTGTAGAACACCCCTGGAGAGCACACCCTTATGTTGGACCTTATACTCCTATGATTTCTGGtaacactattatttatttttgaaaggtgtttgagtttttttgttgttttagacAGCTTTATGGGGGTGGTTAAAAGTGATGATCACGAGaactcgggttcgatttccgcaTAGCGGCAAAAGACAAAGTAAAGAGAATATTTGTGTTGGTATTGTACCACAGTTGCTTTTTTGATCATTAAACAAGAGAAAGTGTTGTATTATGATGCGATctcttatttttcaatttaaccATCTTAGAAAGAGACCTTCATATATATG
The DNA window shown above is from Anticarsia gemmatalis isolate Benzon Research Colony breed Stoneville strain chromosome 20, ilAntGemm2 primary, whole genome shotgun sequence and carries:
- the LOC142981703 gene encoding apyrase-like isoform X1; amino-acid sequence: MVSFCYFLFCACFFVVSANVLRNDLYRLDIVHYNDFHDRFEETSIAFPICKSNDTTCVGGFARLYHEIQVLVEEHPDALVLNAGDNFQGTYWYTLMKWNVTQKFINMIPNDVHALGNHEFDDGVPGLAPFIKALKAPVVAANLITSKDSELYSTYKPHVIVQKNGKKIGVIGLITQRTQVRKISKADEVTFLDPIPVVEKEAKLLTDQGVDIIVVLSHCGLDVDQEIAKQVGQNIDVIVGGHTHSLLWNGEAPSKEYVSGPYPVLVESEAKPGHKVLIVTASAFSKYLGNMSVFFDDKGDLQHFEGTPVYLNRSIPEDPKIKALLQPYADELHKVVREVVGYSKDVLKMDPCGSKECELGNLIADAIMDGANEMYPSKLPCISFLQRNMIRASMPKGDITRGAIINMSPFTNHVVTLVVPGRYILTALQKSVEHPWRAHPYVGPYTPMISGIKLTMNTTSGEVMEALVTSGGEAKQLNPDEEYQFITMDFITNVAYKDLKKYGRNLKLVGKDADIVEAYIRKSSPITPYLDNRLTLLS
- the LOC142981703 gene encoding apyrase-like isoform X2, which produces MVSFCYFLFCACFFVVSANVLRNDLYRLDIVHYNDFHDRFEETSIAFPICKSNDTTCVGGFARLYHEIQVLVEEHPDALVLNAGDNFQGTYWYTLMKWNVTQKFINMIPNDVHALGNHEFDDGVPGLAPFIKALKAPVVAANLITSKDSELYSTYKPHVIVQKNGKKIGVIGLITQRTQKISKADEVTFLDPIPVVEKEAKLLTDQGVDIIVVLSHCGLDVDQEIAKQVGQNIDVIVGGHTHSLLWNGEAPSKEYVSGPYPVLVESEAKPGHKVLIVTASAFSKYLGNMSVFFDDKGDLQHFEGTPVYLNRSIPEDPKIKALLQPYADELHKVVREVVGYSKDVLKMDPCGSKECELGNLIADAIMDGANEMYPSKLPCISFLQRNMIRASMPKGDITRGAIINMSPFTNHVVTLVVPGRYILTALQKSVEHPWRAHPYVGPYTPMISGIKLTMNTTSGEVMEALVTSGGEAKQLNPDEEYQFITMDFITNVAYKDLKKYGRNLKLVGKDADIVEAYIRKSSPITPYLDNRLTLLS